A single window of Drosophila suzukii chromosome 3, CBGP_Dsuzu_IsoJpt1.0, whole genome shotgun sequence DNA harbors:
- the vers gene encoding uncharacterized protein vers — MPSRTSGASASAKEVAQDSRKVIIGPRSKRIAQNNRNRSLGGEKKPIGAQAQRTFPPKSEYEKFYETVFLAEDSQADEVTTERRKAEPRLKRPLHALLGNEEEQPPAPRVSKTTELQKSAEPVVRTHITKKQVKEKFEDFYTKTDRHVWKKDAERMLLQVWAQHIKDFRGEAKNILIYRQMAKEMSQFGPSHTEVKTKMDNMSRKYRIEAERVRESGVPSKWEYFHRLQALLIGTKAVNVFEDIMIDDPEQALFSNGESENEEMASMNDDSMAEDLRDEPEIQLDTKEKRKRARSPSPIIPDMPEEEEDEPLEQRSPSPISKYRTQTKIAISHSERILQIEEEKLIIEREKLQVMKEALLELNSFHKDIVHFLNHKNQSN, encoded by the exons ATGCCGTCGAGAACGAGTGGAGCTAGCGCCAGTGCCAAGGAGGTGGCCCAAGATTCCCGGAAAGTGATCATCGGACCGAGGAGCAAGCGCATTGCCCAGAACAATCGCAACAGAAGTCTTGGCGGAGAGAAAAAACCCATAGGTGCCCAGGCGCAGCGAACGTTCCCGCCAAAATCCGAGTACGAGAAGTTCTACGAAACCGTATTCCTGGCCGAGGATTCCCAGGCGGATGAA GTGACGACGGAACGTCGAAAGGCAGAACCACGCTTAAAGAGACCCCTGCACGCCCTGCTTGGTAATGAGGAGGAGCAGCCGCCAGCTCCACGAGTATCAAAGACTACCGAGTTGCAAAAATCCGCTGAACCAGTCGTTCGAACCCATATTACCAAAAAACAAGTTAAAGAGAAATTTGAGGATTTTTACACGAAAACGGATCGTCACGTGTGGAAAAAGGATGCCGAAAGAATGTTATTGCAAGTTTGGGCGCAACATATAAAGGACTTCCGCGGCGAGGCAAAGAACATCCTTATCTACCGGCAGATGGCCAAGGAGATGAGCCAGTTTGGGCCGAGTCACACGGAAGTCAAAACCAAAATGGACAATATGTCGCGAAAGTATCG TATAGAAGCTGAGAGAGTCCGTGAATCTGGAGTTCCATCCAAGTGGGAATACTTCCACAGACTTCAGGCACTCCTAATTGGCACTAAAGCCGTAAATGTGTTTGAGGATATAATGATCGATGATCCAG AACAAGCGCTGTTCAGCAATGGGGAATCTGAGAATGAGGAAATGGCTTCGATGAATGATGATTCCATGGCTGAAGATCTTCGGGATGAACCCGAAATTCAGTTGGACACGAAGGAAAAGAGGAAGAGAGCGCGGTCTCCGTCGCCAATTATCCCAGACATGCCAGAAGAAGAGGAGGATGAACCGCTGGAACAAAGATCCCCGTCACCCATCTCAAAATATCGCACCCAAACGAAGATAGCTATTAGCCATTCAGAGAGAATCCTTCAAATAGAAGAGGAGAAACTGATTATCGAGCGAGAAAAGCTGCAGGTGATGAAAGAAGCTCTGCTAGAGCTTAACTCCTTCCACAAAGATATAGTTCATTTTCTTAATCATAAAAATCAGTCAAATTAA
- the Rcc1 gene encoding regulator of chromosome condensation, which produces MPRRKALTNNNNAGESEQQPPKAKRARIAFHLELPKRRTILGNVLVCGNGDVGQLGLGEDILERKRLSPVAGIPDPVDISAGGMHNLVLTKTGDIYSFGCNDEGALGRDTSEDGSEAKPGQIDLPGKALCISAGDSHSACLLEDGRVFAWGSFRDSHGNMGLTIDGNKRTPIDLMEGTVCCSIASGSDHLVILTTAGKVFTVGCAEQGQLGRLSERSISGESRRGKRDLLRPTQVFITRAKPFEAIWATNYCTFMRESQTQVIWATGLNNFKQLAHETKGKEFALTPIRTELKDIQHIAGGQHHTVVLTTDLKCSVVGRPEYGRLGLGDVKDVVEKPALVKKLTDRIVAVGCGEICSYAISEDGKLYSWGSGVNNQLGVGDGDDELEPVVVVSKNTQNKHMLLASGGGQHAIFLVQADKQEQKENVPVKASGSNKKDKTPPQDDADKEGEKPDKLEQKENVPAKASGSSSSSKKNKTPPQDDAVEEAEEEPTPAPTPKKAKKPAVKRGGKKT; this is translated from the exons ATGCCGCGCAGAAAGGCCCTGACGAACAACAATAATGCCGGAGAGTCGGAGCAGCAGCCGCCAAAGGCGAAGCGAGCCAGGATCGCTTTTCATCTGGAGCTGCCCAAACGGAGGACCATTCTGGGCAACGTGCTGGTCTGCGGCAACGGGGATGTGGGACAGCTTGGTCTCGGCGAGGACATCCTGGAGCGCAAGCGTCTCAGCCCGGTGGCTGGAATCCCGGATCCCGTGGACATCTCCGCCGGTGGCATGCACAACCTTGTGCTGACCAAAACAGGAGACATCTACTCCTTTGGGTGCAATGATGAAGGAGCTCTGGGTCGCGACACCAGCGAGGATGGCAGCGAAGCCAAGCCAGGACAAATCGACTTGCCCGGCAAGGCTTTGTGCATTTCGGCGGGCGATTCTCATTCCGCTTGCCTGCTGGAGGATGGTCGCGTCTTCGCTTGGGGTTCGTTCAGGGACTCTCACGGCAACATGGGCCTTACCATCGATGGGAACAAGCGTACGCCCATCGATCTAATGGAGGGCACTGTCTGCTGCAGCATCGCCTCCGGCTCCGATCACCTGGTCATCCTGACCACCGCGGGCAAGGTCTTCACCGTGGGCTGTGCCGAGCAGGGCCAACTGGGCCGGCTCTCGGAACGTTCCATCTCCGGAGAGA GTCGCCGTGGCAAGCGCGATTTGCTGCGGCCCACCCAGGTCTTCATCACGCGGGCCAAACCATTCGAGGCCATATGGGCCACCAACTACTGCACATTCATGCGTGAATCGCAGACGCAGGTCATCTGGGCTACGGGGTTGAACAATTTTAAGCAGCTGGCTCACGAGACGAAGGGCAAGGAGTTCGCACTGACGCCCATCAGGACTGAACTTAAGGATATCCAGCATATTGCCGGCGGACAGCATCACACTGTCGTCCTGACCACGGACCTCAAGTGCTCGGTGGTTGGTCGTCCGGAGTACGGACGCCTGGGCCTGGGGGATGTCAAGGATGTTGTGGAGAAGCCTGCGCTTGTGAAGAAGTTGACTGACCGGATTGTGGCCGTGGGCTGCGGCGAAATCTGTTCCTATGCCATCAGCGAGGATGGCAAACTGTATTCCTGGGGCTCCGGCGTCAACAATCAACTGGGCGTTGGCGATGGCGACGATGAACTCGAACCGGTCGTGGTCGTCAGCAAGAACACACAGAACAAGCACATGCTGCTCGCATCCGGCGGTGGCCAGCACGCAATCTTTTTGGTCCAGGCGGATAAACAGGAGCAGAAAGAGAATGTACCGGTGAAGGCTTCCGGCAGCAATAAAAAGGACAAGACACCTCCGCAGGATGATGCCGACAAGGAGGGCGAAAAGCCGGATAAGCTGGAGCAGAAGGAAAATGTGCCGGCGAAGGCGTctggcagcagcagcagcagtaaaAAGAACAAGACTCCGCCGCAAGATGATGCCGTCGAGGAGGCTGAAGAGGAGCCCACTCCGGCTCCGACTCCCAAGAAGGCCAAGAAGCCGGCTGTTAAGCGAGGCGGCAAAAAGACATAA